The DNA region GAGCGTGATGCCCGGAGGCGAAGGACCTTCTCAGAGGAGGTCTTGAGAGacaggaggatgaggaggagcttGCCAGGTGGAAAGGAAGGCGTCTGCGGAGAAGCCCAGGGCAGCTGGCTGGGGTCACGGAGAGGGCGAGATGTCCTGTCCCAGGGAAGCAGGGTCCCTGCTAGAGCGGCCTGGGAGTGACCTGGGTGTTCCCACAGCCTACTGGAATGCCACCCGGGCCTTCATGATCCTGTCCGCTCTGTGCGCCACCTCGGGCATCGTCATGGGCATCCTGGCCTTTGCGCAGCAGTCCGCCTTCACCCGCCTGTCGCGGCCCTTCTCGGCGGGCATCATGTTTTTTGCCTCCAGTGAGtgagccctcccctccccccttccaaCTCCCAGCTCCCCCTCATTCCCAGCTCTGCCCCCTAATGGCAACCCACTCCCCAAACCAACTTCTCAACCGCCCCCCTCCACTGAGAACCCTCAGTTCTGATTCCAGTCGCATCTGACACCACGTGGTGCACTTTACTTCTGGCTTAACCACTCCACAGGTTAGGGTCACAGCTCCTGGTCACAGCTCCCAGGCCAACTGTACTTCTGACCAGCTGACTACAAATCCAAGGGTTCCTGAAATGTATTGGAGAGAAGAGcagcacacccctgtaatcccagtgactggggaggctgaggcaggaggatcacaagttcaaggccagcctcagtacaacttagccagaccctgtcttaaaataaaaattaaaaaggtgggtggggagctggggatatagctcagtggtggagcacccctgggttcaatctctaggaccaatacacacacacacacacacacacacacacacacacatattgggGCAACTCTAGAACTCAGGAAAGTGCTCTGCTTACAGCAGGATCAGACAGGTTCCCCACGCACCCCACAGTCCTGATCTGCAGGCAGACTCGTGGGTTTTAGTCAGTGTCGTTACACAGGCTTGCTTGACAGAACAACTGGCCATGAGTGGAGCCTGACCTCCAGCCCCCACTGCTCCCCAAGGGGTTGTGTTGACATCAAGGGGCTCAGAGCTCCAGCCCCAGGCGCTCTCCTGGTGAGCGGCTTCCTGAGTCACGGATGTGAACTCAGGTGTGGCCCACGGGCTCAGGAATGACAAAGAGAGTCCTGTTACTCAGGGGCTCTCAGGGATTCGACCTCCCTCCTGTGTGTACACTGCCCCCCTGCCCCAGTTCTCCAGCCCCATGCAcacccttctcccttcccccatcctGCCTTCCCTGACCTCTGCCCCTCCCCCGGCGGCAGCCCCCTACCCACCCCACACCCAGCCCCCCTGGGCCGTCCTCACCATCCtctctccccagccctcttcGTGCTGTTGGCCTTGGCCATTTACACGGGAGTCACGGTCAGCTTCCTAGGCCGCCGCTTCGGGGACTGGCGCTTTTCCTGGTCTTACATCCTGGGCTGGGTAGCCCTGCTCATGACCTTCTTTGCAGGTACCAGGGTGGGAAGGTCAATGTCCGGGACAGGGTGGGCACTCGGGGTGGGGGCGAGATGCTGGGGTGTTCCCCATGCACCCCACAGTCCTGATCTGCAGGCAGACTCCAGGCCTGAGGGGCCTGGGGCCTGTGGCCACCcagggatggagggaaggagtGTGGGGGCTTGGGAGGGGTCTGCAGGTCCACTGGGATCCCTTCCCGCAGGGATTTTCTACATGTGTGCCTACCGCATGCATGAGTGCCGGCGCCTGTCCACGCCCCGCTGAGCCCAACGTCAGCCCAGTTACAGTGAGGTCACTGGAGAGGAGGAGGGTCTGGAGGCCTGAAATCCTGGTTCCTGGGGGGATGTGGGGCTCAGTCCCAGACTCGGGGAAGGGGCCTCTGACTCCTGTGTcctgaggggaaggaagaagaacaGGGCCTGGCGACGGGCAGTGGAGGTGACCCAATCCCCAACCTGCCGGGCCGTTGTTAGAGAAACAATATCCTTTAGAGTGACATTTTGGGGTCTAATAAAACTGACGTGAAACTACCGCAGTGTGAATCTTTGGAGGTGAAAAGAAGCAGAGGTGAGTGTGGTCGGTGGGTGTGAGGTAGGGGTGCCGTATTATGGAGGCCCAGCCCTCTCCATTTCTGTAAGTTTGGGGACAGAGATACATCACGTGGTCTCACCCAGGAATTAGTCATGGATGTGTCAGATAACAGGATCAATGAAAAGGTGAGAGAGAAAACAGCCTCCCTGGCAAGCCACCCCCAGTCCCTGTGGGCTCCCCCAGTCTCCTCTCCCGCCCTGGCAGGGGCTCCTCCAGCTAGAAACAGCACACTCGGAGCTTGCACCGTTGATGAACCTGACTTCTCTTCATTCACCCACTCATTAGTTCATTTAGTAAACAGATGCCAACCACAGGAGACTAGTTAGTGAGGTGGATTCTAATAATAAGCATTTTTATTACAGCCTATGCGAATAAATGTTATGTGAATAGGAGCTTATTCCCTAACGTATTATTTATTGGAGCCTCCTCAAAAAACAATACTGTATTTATAGAGGCTTCCTCTGATAATAATGGCAGTTGAGGCCTTctgtaataataatgtattggGGCCTATGTagatacaaatatttactgaggctTATTTCAGTAATCGTATTTATAAGGGCTTATTGGGcaataataatgatataattatAACTCCAGAATCAGATCTCCAGCTACTGACTCAACATTTCCACTTGAAAAGAAGAGACATCTCAAATGTCACAGGTCTAAAAATAagttcctccctccctccgtctctctctctctctctctctctctctctccacccaccccccccacaaGTGCTCCTCTCATGCTCTCCCCTTCTTAGAAAATGACAACTCCATTTTTACATAGTTGCTCAAGACAAGAACGTTGCAGATCATCAGtcctccccacccttccttccttccttccttccttccttccttccttccttccttccttccttccttccttctttccttccttctttcttccttttttctttccttcccagggATTGGACGCAGGGATATTTAACCACtaagcacatccccagccttttctcttttcattttgagacagggtctcactaagttgctgaggctagcctcaaacttgagatcttcctgcctcaagcctcccaagccactgggattacaggtgggagccaccacgcccagctctcAGTCCCTTCTTTCCATCACATCCAACATCTAATCTATGAGCATATTTGCTCATAGATCAGCATTATTATGTTGACTCtacctttaaaaatgtatctgcATTTTGGCTCCTTCTTGTCCATCCACAGTTACCACCTGGTCCAAGCCTTAATTGTCCCCACCTGACATTGCCACAGCCTCCTAGGCAGCCTCCTGGCCTGGtctcccctccccaacccctgcGGAATCTGCTCTGCACAGGGTTCAGATGCAGTTTTGTGAAGACACAATTTGAATGGTGCCAATTCTCTGGCCGGGTGCAGGCATTCACTTCTTCAATGGAATGTATGATATAATGTAGGTTCGGGGACAATCAGGGTCCTACATGCCTTGTGCAATGCTGTATTCTCAATTTTGGGCCCCTAAATCAATAAGATCTTATTCCTGTTAAGACAGAAATAACTTCTTGAAGTctgaaaaaaaacatggaaagtaGTGGAAGGAGAGAGACTTTGGATATACCAAATAAAAGAGTAGAAGTGTGAGGCATGGGAGGAGGGTCTTGGGTGCGGGTGGAGCCTTGGGATTTGAGGCAGGGGGCATTGGCCCTGAAGACAGAATCAATACCAATAGAGCCAAGAGCAGCTCTCTGTGTGGCCAGGGTGGGTGGAGCAGACCCTTCACAGAAGACCCCTGAGTGATGACGCTGGGTGGGTGTTCTGTATGGTTGGGGGCTGCTAAGGAGTGCTCGAGCCTGAAGAGGCAGGAAAGGCCTGGAGAGACCCGGGGTGACTCAGAAAAACTGGCAGCACTTAGATAGACAGGTAGAGATCTAAGGAAACCAGCAGTTTGACAGTGTGGACAAG from Marmota flaviventris isolate mMarFla1 chromosome 18, mMarFla1.hap1, whole genome shotgun sequence includes:
- the Lim2 gene encoding lens fiber membrane intrinsic protein, with product MYSFMGGGLFCAWVGTILLVVATATDHWMQYRLSGSFAHQGLWRYCLGHKCYLQTESIAYWNATRAFMILSALCATSGIVMGILAFAQQSAFTRLSRPFSAGIMFFASTLFVLLALAIYTGVTVSFLGRRFGDWRFSWSYILGWVALLMTFFAGIFYMCAYRMHECRRLSTPR